A portion of the Haemorhous mexicanus isolate bHaeMex1 chromosome 3, bHaeMex1.pri, whole genome shotgun sequence genome contains these proteins:
- the CDC5L gene encoding cell division cycle 5-like protein, translated as MPRIMIKGGVWRNTEDEILKAAVMKYGKNQWSRIASLLHRKSAKQCKARWYEWLDPSIKKTEWSREEEEKLLHLAKLMPTQWRTIAPIIGRTAAQCLEHYEFLLDKAAQRDNEEETADDPRKLKPGEIDPNPETKPARPDPIDMDEDELEMLSEARARLANTQGKKAKRKAREKQLEEARRLAALQKRRELRAAGIEIQKKRKKKRGVDYNAEIPFEKKPAPGFYDTSEENYQSLDADFRRLRQQDLDGELRSEREGRERKKDKQHMKRKKESDLPSAILQTSGVSEFTKKRSKLVLPAPQISDTELEEVVKVGQASEIARQTAEESGITNSASSTLLSEYNVTNNSIALRTPKTPAAQDRILQEAQNLMALTNVDTPLKGGLNTPLHESDFSGVTPQKQVVQTPNTVLSTPFRTPSQGSESLTPRGGLTPKPALGTTPGRTPLRDKLNINPEEGMADYSDPSYAKQMERESREHLRLGLMALPAPKNDFEIVLPENAEKELEEHEVDETFVEDAADIEARKQALREAERAKELKRMHKAVQKNLPRPSEVNETILRPLNVEPPLTDLQKSEELIKKEMITMLHFDLLHHPFGEQFTGKKGKGPGFGSNNAEHMAYLEQNPYEKFSKEDLKKAQDLLAQEMEVVKQGMGHGELSSEAYNQVWEECYSQVLYLPGQSRYTRANLASKKDRIESLEKRLEINRGHMTTEAKRAAKMEKKLKILLGGYQSRAMGLIKQLNDLWDQIEQAHLELRTFEELKKHEDAAIPRRLECLKEDVQRQQEREKELQQRFADFMLDKETFQAKY; from the exons GATGAAATTCTGAAAGCAGCTGTTATGAAATATGGCAAAAACCAGTGGTCTCGAATTGCCTCATTATTGCACAGGAAATCAGCAAAGCAGTGCAAAGCCAGATG GTACGAATGGTTGGACCCGAGCATCAAAAAGACAGAGTGGTctcgggaggaggaggagaagctgttgCACCTGGCCAAGCTGATGCCAACCCAGTGGAGAACCATTGCCCCCATCATTGGGAGAACTGCTGCACAGTGCTTGGAACACTATGAATTTCTGCT GGACAAAGCTGCTCAGAGAGACAATGAGGAAGAAACTGCTGATGATCCTCGGAAACTGAAACCTGGAGAAATTGATCCAAATCCAGAAACCAAACCTGCCAGGCCAGATCCCATTGACATGGATGAAG ATGAGCTTGAAATGCTGTCTGAGGCTCGAGCACGTCTGGCAAATACACAGGGAAAGAAGGCCAAGAGGAAAGCCagggagaagcagctggaagaagcTCG ACGTCTTGCTGCTCTCCAGAAAAGACGAGAACTTCGTGCTGCTGGAATTGaaatccagaagaaaagaaaaaagaagagaggtGTGGATTACAATGCAGAAATTCCATTTGAAAAGAAGCCTGCCCCTGGTTTTTATGATacatcagaagaaaattatcaGTCCCTGGATGCAGATTTCAGGAGACTGCGTCAGCAAGACCTGGATGGAGAATTAAGATC tgagagggagggaagagagcGCAAAAAGGACAAGCAGCACATGAAACGGAAAAAAGAGTCAGACTTACCCTCAGCTATTCTGCAAACCAGTGGAGTGTCAGAATTTACCAAGAAAAGGAGTAAACTGGtgcttccagctcctcag ataTCTGATACAGAACTTGAAGAAGTTGTAAAAGTTGGCCAAGCAAGTGAGATTGCACGGCAGACTGCTGAGGAATCTGGAATCACAAACTCAGCTTCCAGCACTCTTCTCTCTGAATATAATGTAACCAACAACAGCATAGCTCTGAGGACtcccaaaactccagcagcccaggacaggATCCTGCAG GAGGCCCAGAATCTGATGGCTCTCACAAATGTGGATACTCCCCTGAAAGGAGGTCTTAATACTCCCTTGCATGAAAGTGACTTTTCAGGGGTAACACCACAGAAACAGGTTGTTCAGACTCCAAATACTGTGCTTTCCACACCTTTCAG AACACCCTCTCAGGGGTCAGAGAGCTTAACTCCTCGAGGAGGACTGACTCCCAAACCTGCACTTGGCACAACTCCAGGGAGAACACCCCTGCGGGATAAACTGAACATCAACCCAGAAGAGGGAATGGCAGATTACAGTGACCCATCCTATGCAAAACAAATG GAGAGGGAGTCTCGGGAGCACCTGCGCCTGGGGCTCAtggccctccctgctccaaagAATGACTTTGAGATTGTTCTgcctgaaaatgcagaaaaggaaCTTGAAGAACATGAAGTAGATGAAACCTTTGTAGAAGATGCTGCTGATATAGAAGCCCGCAAGCAG GCTCTCCGAGAAGCAGAGCGTGCCAAGGAGCTGAAGAGAATGCACAAAGCTGTGCAGAAGAATCTACCACGGCCCTCAGAA GTTAATGAAACAATTCTGAGACCCTTAAATGTGGAACCACCCCTAACAGACTTGCAGAAAAGTGAAGAACTCATAAAGAAAGAGATGATTACCATGCTTCACTTTGATCTTTTACATCATCCATTTGGAGAACAGTTTACTGGTAAGAAAGGTAAAGGCCCAGGATTTGGAAGCAACAATGCTGAGCACATGGCTTACTTGGAACAAAATCCTTATGAGAAGTTCTCCAAAGAGGATCTCAAGAAG GCACAGGATCTACTAGCACAAGAGATGGAGGTGGTAAAGCAAGGAATGGGGCATGGAGAGCTGTCAAGTGAAGCTTATAACCAGGTGTGGGAAGAGTGTTACAGCCAAGTGTTGTACCTGCCTGGACAGAGCCGCTACACAAGGGCTAACTTGGCCAGCAAAAAGGACAGGATAGAGTCACTTGAAAAGAGACTCGAG ATCAACAGAGGCCACATGACCACTGAAGCCAAGAGAGCTGCCAAGATGGAGAAGAAGCTGAAGATCCTTCTTGGTGGTTACCAGTCTCGAGCAATGGGGCTCATCAAGCAGCTGAACGATCTGTGGGACCAGATCGAGCAGGCCCACCTGGAGCTGCGCACCTTTGAGGAGCTGAAGAAACACGAGGATGCTGCCATCCCTCGGAGACTGGAG TGTCTGAAGGAAGATGTGCAGcgacagcaggagagagaaaaggagctcCAGCAGAGATTTGCTGACTTCATGTTGGATAAAGAGACTTTTCAAGCAAAATATTAA